In a single window of the Deinococcus aetherius genome:
- a CDS encoding sensor histidine kinase, whose amino-acid sequence MMEAMTLPPAPGRARREGPFSDLLSVRTYRVALYVALALPLGGLVFLLLAVGTLSGVLTLPLLAGAALLLGTLWLVPALAEVQRWLAGLVGVRFSRVLPPPTHAGVLPWLRATLSEGATYRALMFHTVQLPLAALCWVVLGSLLGVSLLALTAPLWTRRPDVFPVMWDGGTVAFSGLGVAGLTLAGVGGLLVTAAVLDLFGRMWGRLASALLANRADEVIARREVAALRRAAGRVALGDDLGATLADLAGQARAASTARAVALVTPDGTVRAASGPDSPELRGPSPFLAAGGADVRLAAGGGALATLPVVAGGRDGGTLRAVYAPGTGPTPDELAFLLSIADHAGTALHAAELIERASARAGEQERARLARELHDSVAQALYGITLGAKTARATLGRDEGRTRASLDYTIRLAEGGVSEMKALLFSLRPDALEEGGLIAALSQHAHALEARHGLTVHADLGAEPHLSPAAQAAAYRVAQEAMHNVVKHARASRVWLTVREEGGEVTVRVRDDGRGFDAATLPGGTLGQRGMRERAREVGGTLDVRSEVSAGTTVTLTLPAAPHPVPQQETEVGA is encoded by the coding sequence ATGATGGAGGCGATGACCCTGCCACCTGCACCCGGGCGGGCCCGCCGGGAGGGACCGTTCTCCGATCTGCTGAGCGTGCGGACCTACCGTGTGGCGCTGTACGTCGCGTTGGCGCTGCCGCTGGGCGGGCTGGTCTTCCTCCTGCTCGCCGTCGGGACGCTCTCGGGTGTGCTCACCCTGCCGCTGCTCGCGGGCGCCGCCCTCCTGCTGGGCACCCTCTGGCTCGTCCCGGCGCTCGCGGAGGTGCAGCGGTGGCTGGCCGGGCTGGTCGGGGTGCGCTTCTCGCGGGTGCTGCCGCCCCCGACCCACGCGGGCGTCCTCCCCTGGCTGCGGGCGACCCTGAGCGAAGGGGCGACGTACCGGGCGCTGATGTTCCATACCGTGCAACTGCCCCTCGCCGCCCTGTGCTGGGTGGTGCTGGGGTCACTTCTCGGCGTGTCGCTCCTCGCCCTCACGGCGCCGCTGTGGACCCGCCGCCCCGACGTGTTTCCCGTGATGTGGGACGGCGGCACGGTGGCTTTCTCCGGGCTCGGGGTGGCGGGCCTGACCCTGGCGGGCGTGGGCGGGCTCCTCGTCACGGCGGCGGTGCTCGACCTGTTCGGGCGGATGTGGGGGCGGCTCGCCTCCGCGCTGCTCGCCAACCGGGCGGACGAGGTGATCGCCCGCCGCGAGGTGGCCGCGCTGCGCCGGGCAGCGGGCCGGGTGGCCCTGGGGGACGACTTGGGCGCGACCCTCGCCGACCTGGCGGGGCAGGCGCGGGCGGCGAGCACGGCGCGGGCGGTGGCGCTCGTCACCCCGGACGGCACCGTGCGCGCGGCGAGCGGGCCCGACTCCCCGGAGTTGCGCGGGCCCTCGCCCTTCCTCGCGGCGGGCGGGGCGGACGTGCGGCTCGCGGCGGGGGGCGGCGCCCTGGCAACCCTGCCGGTCGTGGCGGGCGGGCGAGACGGCGGCACCCTGCGCGCGGTGTATGCGCCCGGCACCGGGCCCACCCCGGACGAACTCGCCTTCCTGCTGAGCATCGCCGACCACGCGGGCACGGCCCTGCACGCCGCCGAACTCATCGAGCGGGCGAGCGCGCGGGCGGGGGAGCAGGAACGCGCCCGGCTGGCCCGCGAACTGCACGACAGCGTGGCGCAGGCCCTCTACGGCATCACCCTCGGCGCGAAGACGGCCCGGGCGACGCTGGGCCGGGACGAGGGGCGCACGCGGGCGAGTCTGGACTACACCATCCGACTCGCCGAGGGCGGAGTCAGCGAGATGAAGGCCCTGCTCTTCAGCCTGCGCCCCGACGCGCTGGAGGAGGGCGGCTTGATCGCGGCCCTCTCCCAGCACGCTCACGCCCTGGAGGCCCGCCACGGCCTGACCGTCCACGCCGACCTGGGGGCGGAGCCACACCTCTCCCCCGCCGCTCAGGCAGCCGCCTACCGGGTCGCGCAGGAGGCGATGCACAACGTCGTCAAGCACGCCCGCGCCTCCCGGGTGTGGCTCACCGTCCGCGAGGAGGGGGGTGAGGTCACCGTGCGGGTCCGCGACGATGGGCGCGGCTTCGACGCCGCGACCCTGCCGGGCGGGACCCTCGGCCAGCGGGGGATGCGCGAGCGGGCGCGGGAGGTGGGCGGCACCCTCGACGTGAGGAGCGAAGTGAGCGCGGGAACGACCGTCACCCTGACCCTGCCCGCCGCGCCCCACCCGGTCCCCCAGCAGGAGACGGAGGTGGGCGCGTGA
- a CDS encoding M1 family metallopeptidase produces the protein MTQENRGRRFLLLLGVLSLGGGLGWTGAQPSPPSPLTIPARPVTSTPADTLRDPIFPGLGQAGLDVRHYDVALTVERPGTPELRGAVTLTLASTRALPEVRLDFLGPAVTAVRWNGRAAPFRVDAAAQKLVVTPPAPLLPGHEAHLSVEYRGRPGVILDPGFGAAPVELGWQSVPAAGGRAGANFALSEPHGTHTFLPCNDHPSDKATFTTRITVPQGYVAAASGVEGPVGEGNGTRTFVFTQAEPIPTYVLGLFVDRFERVTAPPVPVGVNGAPVARRDYFPVSTPPNVRAVYTRTGEALRVLSDWFGPYPFGAYGTAVVTPRLPALETATLSTIPVTSGERTSVHELAHQWFGNAVSPATWADVWLNEGFATYSELIWTEAQGEDGGAVVTRWYDTLVRAGTRPLVATREEQLFDRSAYQRGALALQALRVAVGDGAFRAFLRAYTARFSGGTVSTAEFLAFARAQTGERGEAALRLWVESPGLPPLPVVARASVSPRL, from the coding sequence ATGACCCAGGAAAACCGGGGACGACGTTTCCTCCTGCTGCTGGGCGTCCTGAGTCTGGGCGGGGGGCTGGGCTGGACGGGGGCTCAGCCGTCTCCCCCCTCACCCCTGACGATTCCGGCGCGTCCGGTCACCTCGACCCCGGCCGACACGCTGCGAGACCCCATCTTCCCCGGCCTCGGGCAGGCGGGGCTCGACGTGCGGCACTACGACGTCGCCCTGACGGTGGAGCGGCCCGGCACGCCGGAGTTGCGCGGCGCCGTCACCCTCACGCTGGCGAGCACCCGCGCCCTGCCCGAGGTGCGGCTGGATTTCCTGGGTCCGGCGGTGACCGCCGTGCGCTGGAACGGCCGGGCCGCGCCCTTCCGGGTGGACGCGGCGGCCCAGAAGCTCGTCGTGACGCCCCCCGCGCCGCTGCTTCCCGGGCATGAGGCGCATTTGAGTGTGGAGTACCGGGGACGGCCGGGCGTGATCCTCGACCCGGGCTTCGGCGCCGCGCCCGTCGAACTCGGCTGGCAGAGCGTTCCGGCAGCCGGGGGGCGGGCGGGGGCGAACTTCGCCCTCAGCGAGCCGCACGGCACGCACACCTTCTTGCCGTGCAACGACCATCCCTCCGACAAGGCGACCTTTACCACCCGGATCACGGTGCCGCAGGGCTACGTGGCGGCGGCGAGCGGGGTGGAGGGCCCCGTGGGCGAGGGGAACGGCACGCGCACCTTCGTCTTCACGCAGGCCGAGCCCATCCCGACCTACGTGCTGGGCCTGTTTGTCGACCGCTTCGAGCGGGTGACGGCGCCGCCCGTACCCGTGGGGGTGAACGGGGCCCCGGTCGCGCGGCGCGACTACTTCCCGGTGAGCACGCCCCCGAACGTCCGCGCCGTCTACACCCGGACCGGGGAGGCGCTGCGGGTGCTCTCCGACTGGTTCGGCCCCTACCCCTTCGGCGCGTACGGGACGGCGGTCGTCACGCCCCGCCTGCCCGCCCTGGAGACCGCCACGCTGAGCACCATCCCGGTCACGAGCGGCGAGCGCACCTCCGTCCACGAACTCGCCCACCAGTGGTTCGGCAACGCCGTGAGCCCGGCCACCTGGGCGGACGTGTGGCTGAACGAGGGTTTTGCGACCTACTCCGAGCTGATCTGGACCGAGGCGCAGGGGGAGGACGGGGGGGCGGTCGTGACCCGGTGGTACGACACCCTGGTGCGCGCGGGCACCCGGCCCCTCGTCGCCACCCGGGAGGAGCAACTGTTCGACCGCAGCGCCTACCAGCGCGGGGCGCTGGCCCTCCAGGCCCTGCGCGTGGCGGTCGGCGACGGCGCCTTCCGGGCCTTCCTGCGCGCCTACACGGCCCGCTTCTCGGGGGGCACGGTGAGCACGGCGGAGTTCCTCGCCTTCGCCCGCGCGCAGACGGGCGAGCGGGGGGAGGCGGCGCTGCGGCTGTGGGTGGAGTCGCCGGGGCTGCCACCGCTACCGGTGGTGGCGCGGGCGAGCGTCAGCCCGCGTCTTTGA
- a CDS encoding NUDIX domain-containing protein → MTHLSRTLPIKRAAHVYLVREGQLLLVEERMDDGSIFYGLPGGKALPGESLASAAVRQVAVETGLTVTDLVFVSLLEGEMLTGTRNECYANFGRFTATFSGEIGPSDPEVVGVKWVPFEQVEGLVRYGPPPEVEERNPLIWVPTRDFLRGEARTYYPI, encoded by the coding sequence ATGACCCACCTGTCGCGCACCCTGCCCATCAAGCGCGCCGCACACGTCTACCTCGTCCGGGAGGGGCAGCTCCTGCTCGTCGAGGAGCGGATGGACGACGGCAGCATCTTCTACGGCCTGCCCGGCGGCAAGGCCCTGCCGGGCGAGAGCCTGGCGAGCGCCGCCGTCCGGCAGGTCGCCGTGGAGACGGGCCTGACCGTCACCGACCTCGTGTTCGTGAGCCTCCTCGAAGGCGAGATGCTGACGGGCACCCGCAACGAGTGCTACGCCAACTTCGGGCGCTTCACGGCGACCTTCAGCGGCGAGATCGGTCCCAGCGACCCCGAGGTGGTGGGCGTGAAGTGGGTGCCCTTCGAGCAGGTCGAGGGCCTGGTGCGCTACGGCCCGCCCCCCGAGGTCGAGGAACGCAACCCCCTGATCTGGGTGCCCACCCGCGACTTCCTGCGCGGCGAGGCCCGGACCTACTACCCCATCTAA
- a CDS encoding acyl-CoA thioesterase, whose product MTATDPGATVPETRSALRVRYAETDAMGVAHHATYPVWFEVGRTDLMHALGLPYTEVEARGYFLMLSGLNVEYRRAARYDDLLTLVTRVGNVRSRTLTFSYEVRRGDELLATGETRHIATDKTYRPARLPDDVVARLSGRS is encoded by the coding sequence GTGACGGCGACCGACCCGGGGGCGACCGTGCCCGAAACCCGCAGCGCCCTGCGCGTGCGTTACGCCGAGACGGACGCGATGGGGGTGGCCCACCACGCGACCTACCCGGTGTGGTTCGAGGTGGGGCGCACCGACCTGATGCACGCGCTCGGCCTCCCCTACACCGAGGTCGAGGCGCGCGGCTACTTCCTGATGCTCTCCGGCCTGAACGTCGAGTACCGCCGCGCCGCCCGCTACGACGACCTCCTGACGCTGGTGACGCGGGTGGGGAACGTCCGCTCGCGCACCCTCACCTTCTCCTATGAGGTCCGGCGCGGGGACGAGTTGCTGGCGACGGGCGAGACCCGCCATATCGCCACCGACAAGACCTACCGCCCGGCGCGGTTGCCCGACGACGTGGTGGCGCGGCTGTCGGGGAGGTCGTGA
- a CDS encoding ribosome-binding factor A: MKPEQVQAQLTRVLSSAIAELRDPRVPLIVTVERVMVTADYGLARVYVSAMGADMPALLDALSHARGHLQREVAAQVRMRRTPTLEFRDAGDSPL; encoded by the coding sequence GTGAAGCCCGAGCAGGTCCAGGCGCAACTCACGCGGGTGCTGTCGAGCGCCATCGCCGAACTGCGCGACCCGCGCGTGCCGCTGATCGTGACGGTCGAGCGGGTCATGGTGACGGCGGACTACGGGCTCGCCCGGGTGTACGTGAGCGCGATGGGGGCCGACATGCCCGCCCTGCTCGACGCCCTCTCGCACGCGCGGGGGCACCTCCAGCGCGAGGTCGCCGCCCAGGTGCGGATGCGGCGCACGCCCACCCTGGAGTTCCGCGACGCGGGAGACTCGCCGCTGTGA
- a CDS encoding LysM peptidoglycan-binding domain-containing protein, which produces MLRRLTLLALLLGPLLCGPDALAATKTITVRPGDTLYGIARRSGVSVAKLKVLNGLKSTTIKPGQKLRLSGNPPVVARATVPKPTPPRPAPARTSLYTVRPGDNLGRIAARAGVSVAALRAANNLGGTLIKPGQRLRVPPRGTVTVTARRPAPARPTTEVRVVYGYVRVGARDTLASLARRYHTTAASLARLNRLNVRARPYVGQRVLVPRRVPVPIPPAPRSRPISVKTLAPLNIPVRVLRVDLRHRDVLVAPVLPRAGLSAGARVGTLARTSGARAVVNGSYFHPRSYVPAGDLVMQGRLLAWGRIPAALAITPDNRATIITSTTPLLGRPLEASWRGMETVIATGPRILRSGRVVTHYANVFRDPALFGRAARSAVGLSGSRDLVFVTTHARLTTTEMGKVMARLGVKDALLLDGGSSAGLAWNGQPMLDSVRKVAYGIGVFTDYTGRRYAR; this is translated from the coding sequence ATGCTCCGCCGCCTGACCCTGCTGGCCCTCCTGCTCGGCCCCCTGCTGTGCGGGCCGGACGCCCTTGCGGCGACCAAGACGATCACGGTTCGCCCGGGGGACACGCTCTACGGCATCGCCCGGCGGAGCGGGGTGAGCGTGGCGAAGCTCAAGGTCCTCAACGGCCTGAAGTCCACCACCATCAAGCCCGGGCAGAAGTTGCGGCTGAGCGGGAATCCTCCCGTGGTGGCCAGGGCGACGGTGCCCAAACCCACCCCACCTCGGCCCGCTCCGGCCCGGACGAGCCTCTACACCGTTCGCCCCGGCGACAACCTGGGGCGGATCGCTGCCCGGGCGGGAGTCAGCGTGGCCGCGCTGCGGGCCGCCAACAACTTGGGCGGCACCCTGATCAAACCCGGCCAGCGGCTGCGGGTGCCCCCGCGCGGCACGGTGACGGTGACTGCCCGCCGCCCCGCGCCCGCCCGGCCCACCACCGAGGTGCGGGTGGTGTACGGGTACGTGCGGGTGGGCGCCCGCGACACGCTTGCCTCGCTGGCCCGCCGCTATCACACGACCGCCGCGAGCCTCGCCCGGCTCAACCGTCTGAATGTCCGCGCTCGCCCCTACGTCGGGCAGCGGGTGCTCGTGCCGCGCCGGGTGCCCGTGCCGATTCCGCCCGCGCCCAGGAGTCGGCCGATCAGCGTTAAAACACTCGCTCCCCTCAACATCCCGGTGCGGGTGCTGCGGGTGGACCTGCGGCACCGGGACGTGCTCGTCGCGCCCGTGCTGCCCCGGGCGGGCCTGAGCGCGGGGGCGCGGGTGGGGACCCTGGCGCGCACGAGCGGGGCGCGGGCGGTCGTGAACGGCAGCTACTTCCACCCCCGCTCCTACGTGCCCGCCGGAGACCTCGTGATGCAGGGCCGTCTCCTCGCCTGGGGCCGTATCCCCGCCGCGCTCGCCATCACGCCTGACAACCGCGCGACGATCATCACGAGCACCACGCCCCTGCTCGGTCGCCCGCTGGAGGCGAGCTGGCGCGGCATGGAGACCGTGATCGCCACCGGCCCGCGCATCCTGCGCTCGGGCAGGGTCGTCACCCACTATGCCAACGTCTTCCGTGACCCCGCCCTCTTCGGCCGCGCCGCCCGCAGCGCCGTGGGCCTGAGCGGGAGCCGCGACCTCGTCTTCGTGACCACCCACGCGAGGCTCACGACGACCGAGATGGGCAAGGTGATGGCCCGGCTGGGCGTGAAAGACGCCCTTCTCCTCGACGGCGGCAGCAGCGCGGGCCTCGCGTGGAACGGCCAGCCGATGCTCGACAGCGTACGCAAGGTCGCGTACGGGATCGGCGTGTTCACGGACTACACCGGGCGGCGCTACGCGAGGTGA
- a CDS encoding LysR family transcriptional regulator: MTDRTPPAPSLAQLRALIAVADAGGFGEAAAEYGVSQSSLSEAVAKLEALAGRPLLRRTPGGTVPTEAGARVLTHARAAVQAAADALLAAQEENGGLSGTLRVASMRSAATHLLPPALAAFRARHPRVTVALLDSDAGGGGAPAVRSGRADLAVILADEAPDLRLSPLPPDEYLFVAPAARGTHPVTLAELGAAPLILPPHLDSCYRRIRTYLAARGVSLTAVSEVEQDSVILSMVGHGLGVTVMPRLALLPLPPGLVALPLPEPLARPLALAALPHRAGLPVIRAFTQAVLSHLPVPELPAKEPGPLPVPVSAPPLN; the protein is encoded by the coding sequence ATGACCGACCGGACGCCCCCCGCCCCCTCGCTGGCCCAGCTCCGCGCCCTGATCGCGGTGGCGGACGCCGGGGGTTTCGGCGAGGCGGCGGCGGAGTACGGCGTGTCGCAGTCGAGCCTCAGCGAGGCGGTCGCCAAGCTGGAGGCGCTGGCGGGCCGCCCCCTGCTGCGCCGGACGCCGGGCGGGACCGTTCCCACCGAGGCAGGCGCCCGGGTCCTGACCCACGCCCGCGCCGCCGTGCAGGCCGCCGCCGACGCGCTCCTCGCCGCGCAGGAGGAGAACGGAGGCCTGTCGGGCACCCTGCGGGTCGCGTCCATGCGCTCCGCCGCCACGCACCTGTTGCCGCCCGCCCTCGCGGCGTTCCGGGCCCGCCACCCGCGCGTGACGGTCGCCCTGCTCGACTCGGATGCAGGCGGGGGAGGGGCGCCCGCCGTCCGCTCGGGCCGGGCCGACCTCGCGGTTATCCTCGCCGACGAGGCCCCGGACCTGCGCCTGTCCCCCCTGCCGCCCGACGAGTACCTCTTCGTCGCCCCGGCCGCGCGCGGGACGCACCCCGTCACCCTCGCCGAGCTGGGCGCCGCGCCCCTGATCCTGCCGCCGCATCTCGACTCCTGTTACCGGCGAATCCGCACGTACCTCGCCGCGCGTGGCGTGTCCCTGACGGCCGTCTCCGAGGTCGAGCAGGACAGCGTGATCCTCTCGATGGTGGGGCATGGCCTGGGCGTTACCGTCATGCCTCGGCTCGCGCTCCTCCCCCTGCCGCCGGGCCTCGTCGCCCTGCCGCTGCCCGAACCCCTCGCCCGGCCCCTCGCGCTCGCCGCGCTGCCCCACCGGGCGGGCCTGCCGGTCATCCGGGCCTTTACCCAGGCCGTGCTCTCTCACCTTCCGGTCCCCGAGCTGCCCGCGAAGGAGCCGGGGCCTCTCCCCGTTCCGGTTTCCGCCCCACCCCTCAACTGA
- a CDS encoding ABC transporter permease: MEGLFAQLLTTAFLATFIRSVVPLLLTGLGGLFSERSGVVNIALDGLIIFGALAGAVATLVLEPTFGALAPWLGWLAGALVGGLIAWIHAVVSIKYRADQVISGTAINLLASGVPAVILTALYGTSTESPKVQNPLPLWGVGELRFSPPVFFAFLVVAVTWYVLYRTPYGLRLRATGEHPGAAASMGVNVRRMRYSGVILSGVLAGTAGVFLSIGNLDSYVRNISAGLGFISLAALIFGQWKPLGVLGATLLFGFLQALSITLGGTDLLPPTLVTALPYLITIIALIFTGRSAAPRSLGRPYDG, encoded by the coding sequence ATGGAAGGCCTCTTTGCCCAACTCCTGACGACCGCCTTCCTGGCGACCTTTATCCGCTCCGTCGTGCCCCTGCTCCTGACCGGGCTGGGCGGGCTTTTCAGCGAGCGAAGCGGTGTGGTGAACATCGCGCTCGACGGCCTGATCATCTTCGGGGCGCTGGCGGGCGCGGTGGCGACGCTCGTGCTGGAGCCCACCTTCGGGGCGCTCGCCCCCTGGCTGGGATGGCTCGCGGGGGCGCTCGTGGGCGGGCTGATCGCCTGGATTCACGCGGTCGTGTCCATCAAGTACCGCGCCGATCAGGTCATCAGCGGCACGGCGATCAACCTGCTGGCGAGCGGGGTGCCCGCCGTGATCCTGACCGCCCTGTACGGCACGAGCACGGAAAGCCCCAAGGTCCAGAACCCGCTGCCACTGTGGGGCGTCGGCGAACTCCGTTTCAGCCCACCCGTGTTCTTCGCCTTCCTGGTGGTGGCGGTGACGTGGTACGTGCTCTACCGCACCCCCTACGGCCTGCGCCTGCGGGCGACGGGCGAGCATCCCGGCGCGGCGGCGAGCATGGGCGTGAACGTGCGGCGGATGCGCTACAGCGGCGTGATCCTCTCCGGAGTGCTGGCGGGCACGGCGGGCGTCTTTCTGAGCATCGGCAACCTCGACTCGTACGTGCGCAACATCAGCGCGGGATTGGGCTTCATCTCGCTTGCGGCCTTGATCTTCGGGCAGTGGAAGCCGCTCGGCGTGCTGGGCGCCACCCTGCTCTTCGGCTTCCTCCAGGCGCTCTCGATCACCCTGGGCGGGACCGACCTGCTGCCGCCGACCCTCGTCACGGCGCTGCCGTACCTCATCACCATCATCGCGCTGATCTTCACGGGCCGCAGCGCCGCCCCTCGCTCGCTGGGCAGACCGTACGACGGCTGA